A portion of the Quadrisphaera setariae genome contains these proteins:
- a CDS encoding alpha/beta fold hydrolase produces MRALPRGLRAGPPVDAAELLDPGPWRHRYVTANGCRFHVAEAGPDDGSAPLVLLLHGFPQSWRAWRHQLVALSEAGYRAAAMDLRGSGASDKPPRGYDTATLAADAAGVVRALGAQRAVLVGSGWGAWAAWASPALQPATTAAVASLGEPHPLLVLREPWRVLTASAARHLGRVQVPAFPEWAVRDGSMVEQVLREWGAPGWADEAVVAEHAAALRVPFAAHAALECYRWVARSRVRADGHAFARAVSRPAQVPVLTVQGALDGAVQPGTARRSAAWAGAGYRWAEVPGAGHFLGEEAPQTTSELLLDWLSGTAPL; encoded by the coding sequence GTGAGGGCCCTCCCCCGAGGTCTGCGCGCGGGACCCCCGGTCGACGCCGCCGAGCTGCTCGACCCCGGCCCGTGGCGCCACCGCTACGTCACCGCCAACGGCTGCCGCTTCCACGTGGCCGAGGCCGGGCCGGACGACGGCTCAGCTCCCCTGGTGCTGCTGCTGCACGGCTTCCCGCAGTCGTGGCGCGCGTGGAGGCACCAGCTCGTCGCCCTCTCGGAGGCGGGCTACCGCGCCGCGGCGATGGACCTGCGCGGCAGCGGCGCCTCCGACAAGCCGCCCCGCGGCTACGACACCGCCACCCTCGCCGCCGACGCCGCCGGTGTGGTGCGAGCCCTCGGGGCCCAGCGCGCGGTGCTCGTGGGCAGCGGATGGGGGGCCTGGGCGGCCTGGGCCTCTCCCGCCCTCCAGCCGGCCACCACCGCGGCCGTCGCCTCGCTGGGCGAGCCGCACCCGCTGCTGGTGCTGCGGGAGCCGTGGCGGGTGCTCACGGCGTCGGCAGCGCGCCACCTGGGCCGCGTGCAGGTGCCCGCCTTCCCCGAGTGGGCGGTGCGCGACGGCTCGATGGTGGAGCAGGTGCTGCGCGAGTGGGGGGCACCTGGCTGGGCCGACGAGGCGGTGGTCGCCGAGCACGCGGCGGCGCTGCGCGTGCCCTTCGCCGCGCACGCCGCCCTGGAGTGCTACCGGTGGGTGGCGCGCTCGCGCGTGCGCGCCGACGGCCACGCCTTCGCCCGCGCGGTGTCGCGGCCTGCGCAGGTGCCGGTGCTCACCGTGCAGGGCGCGCTCGACGGTGCCGTGCAGCCCGGAACGGCCCGTCGCAGCGCCGCCTGGGCGGGCGCCGGCTACCGCTGGGCGGAGGTGCCCGGCGCCGGCCACTTCCTCGGCGAGGAGGCCCCGCAGACCACCTCCGAGCTGCTCCTCGACTGGCTCAGCGGCACCGCGCCCCTCTGA
- a CDS encoding phage holin family protein, which translates to MSQSAGASERTIGQLVADASRDLSALVRAEIALAKAEITAEVKQGAIGAGLFVGAAVFGAIGGLFVLLAIAWLLTLWMPYWVAFLIVAVVLLVIAAVLALIGKGRISKVGKPERTIATSKQSIEAIKGHR; encoded by the coding sequence GTGAGCCAGAGCGCAGGCGCCAGCGAGCGCACCATCGGTCAGCTCGTCGCAGACGCCAGCCGTGACCTGTCCGCGCTGGTGCGCGCCGAGATCGCGCTGGCCAAGGCGGAGATCACCGCCGAGGTGAAGCAGGGCGCCATCGGCGCCGGGCTCTTCGTCGGCGCCGCGGTCTTCGGCGCCATCGGGGGCCTGTTCGTGCTCCTGGCGATCGCGTGGCTGCTGACGCTGTGGATGCCCTACTGGGTGGCGTTCCTCATCGTCGCGGTGGTGCTGCTGGTCATCGCCGCCGTGCTGGCGCTCATCGGCAAGGGCCGCATCAGCAAGGTCGGCAAGCCGGAGCGGACGATCGCCACCTCCAAGCAGTCGATCGAGGCCATCAAGGGCCACCGCTGA